A single Bicyclus anynana chromosome 19, ilBicAnyn1.1, whole genome shotgun sequence DNA region contains:
- the LOC112044078 gene encoding inositol polyphosphate multikinase: MSDVANGPKQRKLPRRQRSIYQVHYNLRRQDEVMAKPLAMPSAPLSVQAYELQVAGHRNDKTEEKFLGLLQCSNGRVLKPILKESQKREVDFYNRVSTSTNPELVELRKHIPKYYGCRKFTYNGFEQEYIMLEDLTERMLDPCIMDVKIGRRTWDPQASLDKIRREESKYALCKEEYAFCIPGYQVYKLATGKLQKYNKEYGKKLHGPMVRAAMKNFLNGLGSSLCRALILQFLSALWGIQKWAARQTAVTLYCTSLLLVYDAARLRDCCGENRSSFKCRTQTAPRRKSIHSLHNPAAGSNFSGQLSSKGPVYRKVNSVPLSSMTLAQQTFAPLPVTKSPWSEALDKLNHNHSFEHNYEDKLSKIKMNYRATLDQLVSDSPTPNPWGTVKIIDFAHAFFNEEDNIRVDTNFREGIDNVVAMFESLLRETDDQVY; this comes from the exons ATGAGTGATGTGGCCAACGGACCCAAGCAACGCAAATTGCCGCGCCGGCAGCGATCTATATATCAG GTGCACTACAACCTGCGGCGACAAGACGAGGTGATGGCCAAGCCGCTGGCGATGCCGTCCGCGCCGCTCTCGGTGCAGGCCTACGAGCTGCAAGTCGCCGGCCACAGGAACGACAAGACTGAGGAGAAGTTTCTAG GACTGCTCCAATGTAGCAACGGCCGAGTACTGAAGCCTATACTTAAGGAGTCGCAGAAACGAGAAGTGGACTTCTACAATCGCGTGTCAACGTCCACCAATCCAGAGTTGGTGGAACTGAGGAAGCATATACCCAAATACTACGGCTGCAGAAAGTTCACGTACAACGGCTTCGAGCAAGAGTACATCATGCTTGAGGACCTCACTGAAAGAATGCTGGATCCATGCATCATGGATGTGAAAATCG GCAGAAGGACGTGGGACCCCCAGGCGTCACTGGACAAGATCCGGCGCGAGGAGAGCAAGTACGCGCTGTGCAAGGAGGAGTACGCCTTCTGCATCCCCGGCTACCAGGTCTACAAGCTGGCCACGGGCAAGCTGCAGAAGTACAACAAGGAGTACGGCAAGAAGTTACACGGCCCCATGGTGAGAGCTG CTATGAAGAATTTCCTGAATGGACTGGGTTCGAGTCTGTGCCGAGCCCTGATCCTGCAGTTCCTGTCGGCGCTGTGGGGCATACAGAAGTGGGCGGCGCGCCAGACCGCCGTCACGCTGTACTGCACCTCGCTGCTGCTGGTGTACGACGCGGCGCGCCTGCGGGACTGCTGCGGGGAGAA CAGGTCTAGTTTCAAATGCCGCACGCAGACAGCCCCTAGGAGGAAGTCGATCCACTCCCTCCACAACCCGGCTGCGGGCTCCAACTTCAGCGGACAGTTATCCTCCAAGGGTCCAGTCTACAGGAAAGTCAACTCCGTGCCCCTCTCTTCTATGACCCTGGCCCAACAAACGTTCGCCCCCCTCCCAGTGACCAAATCCCCCTGGAGCGAAGCTTTGGACAAACTGAACCACAATCATTCCTTCGAGCATAATTATGAGGATAAATTgtccaaaataaaaatgaattatcGGGCTACTTTAGACCAGTTGGTCAGTGACTCCCCCACCCCTAATCCCTGGGGGACGGTGAAAATCATAGACTTTGCGCACGCGTTCTTCAATGAAGAGGACAACATCAGAGTGGACACCAATTTCAGAGAGGGCATAGACAATGTGGTGGCGATGTTCGAGTCGCTGCTGAGGGAAACGGACGACCAAGTTTACTGA
- the LOC112044079 gene encoding probable 3-hydroxyacyl-CoA dehydrogenase B0272.3 isoform X2: MNKIIGLTRNFSNTTSLNAIKTVTVVGGGLMGSGIAQVAAQAGLNVNLIDLKPELLENAQKSIQNNLQRVARKLHKDSPAQIEAFVKDASQRIKVSTNLEDGVQADLVVEAIVEKLDVKQELFNKLDQLCPEHTILASNTSSISINEIGAGIKRKSKFGGLHFFNPVPVMRLLEVIKSEQISEETYQAMMEWGKSVGKTCITCKDTPGFVVNRLLGPYSAEAMRMYERGDASAQDIDIAMKLGAGYPMGPLELADFTGLDTKKAILAVMLDKTGDPVFREIQLLNRLVSEGKLGRKSGQGIYEY; encoded by the exons atgaataaaataattggtTTAACGAGAAATTTCTCCAATACAACTTCTTTAAATGCCATAAAAACGGTGACAGTGGTTGGTGGTGGACTCATGGGCTCTGGAATAGCTCAG GTTGCTGCACAAGCCGGTCTAAATGTGAACTTAATAGACCTTAAGCCAGAGTTATTGGAAAACGCTCAGAAGTCTATTCAGAACAATCTGCAAAGGGTGGCGCGTAAACTACACAAGGACTCGCCTGCACAAATCGAGGCATTTGTCAAAGATGCCAGCCAGAGGATCAAGGTGTCCACCAACTTGGAGGACGGTGTACAAGCTGATTTGGTTGTGGAGGCCATTGTTGAGAAGCTGGATGTGAAGCAGGAGCTTTTCAATAAGCTTGATCAG ttgtgtcccgAACATACAATACTTGCAAGTAACACATCATCTATTTCTATTAACGAAATTGGTGCCGGGATCAAAAGGAAAAGCAA ATTCGGCGGGCTACACTTCTTTAACCCGGTGCCTGTGATGCGTTTGCTGGAAGTGATCAAGAGCGAGCAGATATCCGAGGAGACGTACCAGGCAATGATGGAGTGGGGCAAGTCGGTGGGCAAGACTTGCATCACCTGCAAGGATACTCCTGGCTTTGTGGTGAACAGGTTGCTTGGACCATACAGTGCTGAGGCTATGAGGATGTATGAGAGAG GGGATGCATCAGCACAAGACATAGACATAGCCATGAAGTTAGGCGCAGGCTATCCCATGGGCCCCCTAGAGTTGGCCGACTTCACTGGCTTGGACACGAAAAAGGCCATATTGGCTGTGATGCTGGACAAAACAGGAGACCCTGTCTTCAGGGAGATACAACTCTTGAATAGGCTGGTCAGCGAGGGAAAACTGGGGAGGAAATCTGGCCAGGGTATATACGAATACTAg
- the LOC112044079 gene encoding probable 3-hydroxyacyl-CoA dehydrogenase B0272.3 isoform X1 has protein sequence MNKIIGLTRNFSNTTSLNAIKTVTVVGGGLMGSGIAQVAAQAGLNVNLIDLKPELLENAQKSIQNNLQRVARKLHKDSPAQIEAFVKDASQRIKVSTNLEDGVQADLVVEAIVEKLDVKQELFNKLDQLCPEHTILASNTSSISINEIGAGIKRKSKFGGLHFFNPVPVMRLLEVIKSEQISEETYQAMMEWGKSVGKTCITCKDTPGFVVNRLLGPYSAEAMRMYERGDATKEDIDIGMKLGAGYPMGPLELSDYTGLDTNKFVLNVLYEKTGNPVFKPIPLLDKLVAEGKLGIKTGEGIYKYKK, from the exons atgaataaaataattggtTTAACGAGAAATTTCTCCAATACAACTTCTTTAAATGCCATAAAAACGGTGACAGTGGTTGGTGGTGGACTCATGGGCTCTGGAATAGCTCAG GTTGCTGCACAAGCCGGTCTAAATGTGAACTTAATAGACCTTAAGCCAGAGTTATTGGAAAACGCTCAGAAGTCTATTCAGAACAATCTGCAAAGGGTGGCGCGTAAACTACACAAGGACTCGCCTGCACAAATCGAGGCATTTGTCAAAGATGCCAGCCAGAGGATCAAGGTGTCCACCAACTTGGAGGACGGTGTACAAGCTGATTTGGTTGTGGAGGCCATTGTTGAGAAGCTGGATGTGAAGCAGGAGCTTTTCAATAAGCTTGATCAG ttgtgtcccgAACATACAATACTTGCAAGTAACACATCATCTATTTCTATTAACGAAATTGGTGCCGGGATCAAAAGGAAAAGCAA ATTCGGCGGGCTACACTTCTTTAACCCGGTGCCTGTGATGCGTTTGCTGGAAGTGATCAAGAGCGAGCAGATATCCGAGGAGACGTACCAGGCAATGATGGAGTGGGGCAAGTCGGTGGGCAAGACTTGCATCACCTGCAAGGATACTCCTGGCTTTGTGGTGAACAGGTTGCTTGGACCATACAGTGCTGAGGCTATGAGGATGTATGAGAGAG GGGATGCAACAAAAGAAGATATCGACATAGGGATGAAACTAGGCGCAGGGTACCCCATGGGGCCCCTTGAACTGTCGGACTATACCGGCTTGGACACCAACAAGTTTGTACTCAATGTGCTGTATGAGAAAACCGGGAACCCGGTTTTCAAACCAATACCGCTTTTGGACAAACTGGTGGCTGAAGGAAAACTGGGTATCAAGACCGGGGAGGGTATCTATAAGTATAAGAAGTAA
- the LOC112044073 gene encoding transcription initiation factor TFIID subunit 9 gives MSEKDKGKASAQTKHIPKDAQVIMSIMKEVGIADYEPRVVNQLLEFTYRYVTSILDDARVFANHSKKKAIDLDDVRLAVQVQVDKSFTNPPPREVLLEVARVKNVTPLPLIKPHCGLRLPPDRYCLSSCNYRLKPATKKVVPKPIPSNPTIKTITSKPPGTQNVVVKRPQGAIVNVTSKAVNVVPKPVLKFSSGSKVVAKPAVRVTAGPSAHPVKMEVDEVSQKRKREDDDYDM, from the exons ATGTCTGAAAAGGATAAAGGGAAAGCTAGCGCTCAAACCAAACATATACCAAAAGACGCCCAAGTTATCATGTCTATAATGAAAGAAGTGGGAATCGCAGACTACGAGCCTAGAGTTGTAAACCAACTATTAGAATTTACCTATCGATATGTAACCTCCATTTTGGATGATGCCCGCGTATTCGCCAACCATTCGAAGAAGAAAGCTATCGATCTGGACGACGTCAGGTTGGCTGTTCAAGTACAGGTAGACAAGTCGTTCACCAACCCGCCGCCGAGGGAAGTCCTTTTGGAAGTGGCTAGAGTGAAAAACGTTACTCCATTGCCTTTGATTAAGCCGCACTGTGGATTAAGGCTACCACCTGATCG ctACTGTTTATCATCATGCAATTACCGTTTGAAGCCAGCCACAAAGAAGGTGGTCCCAAAACCTATACCTTCCAACCCCACCATAAAGACAATTACATCAAAACCACCAGGGACTCAAAATGTAGTAGTAAAGAGACCACAGGGAGCCATTGTTAATGTGACGTCAAAGGCTGTCAATGTTGTACCCAAGCCTGTTCTCAAGTTCTCTTCAGGCAGTAAG GTGGTTGCTAAACCAGCGGTGAGGGTTACAGCTGGTCCCTCCGCACACCCTGTCAAAATGGAAGTGGATGAAGTGTCACAAAAGAGAAAGAGGgaagatgatgattatgacatgtaa
- the LOC112044069 gene encoding hydroxyacyl-coenzyme A dehydrogenase, mitochondrial — MNQFRVLARNFSSSSALQNTVKNVTVIGGGLMGSGIAQVAAQAGQNVTLVDVSSDVLVKAQKSIGGNLSRVAKKVYKDKPQEGEKFVSESLARIKTATDPVQAAASADLVVEAIVENIGVKHQLFQKLDEAAPAHTILASNTSSLSINDIASVVKRKDKFGGLHFFNPVPVMRLLEVVRGAETSDATYKTMMEWGKAVGKTCITCKDTPGFVVNRLLVPYIAEAVRLFERGDASARDIDIAMKLGAGYPMGPLELADYVGLDTTKFILDGWHKKYPQETLFKPIPLVDKLVSEGKFGVKSGEGFYKYEKK, encoded by the exons atGAATCAATTTAGAGTTTTAGCTAGAAATTTTTCAAGTTCTTCAGCATTACAAAACACAGTAAAAAATGTTACAGTTATAGGAGGAGGGTTAATGGGATCAGGGATTGCCCAG gTAGCAGCTCAAGCAGGTCAAAATGTCACACTTGTTGACGTCAGTTCTGACGTTCTGGTCAAAGCCCAGAAGTCAATCGGTGGTAACTTGAGCCGAGTTGCCAAAAAGGTGTATAAGGATAAGCCTCAAGAGGGGGAGAAGTTTGTCAGTGAGTCCTTAGCGAGGATCAAGACAGCTACTGATCCAGTGCAAGCTGCAGCCTCTGCTGATTTGGTGGTGGAGGCCATTGTGGAGAACATTGGGGTGAAGCATCAGTTGTTCCAGAAGTTAGATGAG GCAGCTCCGGCTCACACTATCTTGGCTTCAAACACATCCTCTCTTTCCATCAATGACATTGCATCTGTGGTGAAGAGGAAGGACAA gTTTGGTGGTCTCCACTTCTTCAATCCAGTACCAGTGATGCGACTTCTAGAAGTAGTTCGAGGTGCCGAGACCTCTGATGCTACTTACAAAACTATGATGGAGTGGGGCAAGGCGGTGGGCAAGACTTGCATCACTTGCAAGGACACTCCTGGCTTTGTGGTGAACAGACTGCTCGTGCCGTACATCGCTGAGGCTGTCAGACTGTTTGAGAGAG GTGATGCCTCTGCCCGAGACATTGATATTGCAATGAAACTAGGCGCTGGATACCCAATGGGTCCTCTGGAGCTTGCTGACTATGTTGGTCTGGATACCACAAAGTTCATCTTGGATGGATGGCACAAGAAGTACCCGCAGGAAACTCTGTTCAAACCTATCCCTTTGGTAGATAAACTAGTATCGGAAGGGAAATTTGGAGTCAAGTCTGGTGAAGGGTTCTACAAATATGAGAAGAAATAA